One genomic window of Salvia miltiorrhiza cultivar Shanhuang (shh) chromosome 4, IMPLAD_Smil_shh, whole genome shotgun sequence includes the following:
- the LOC131023005 gene encoding uncharacterized protein LOC131023005 — MAKTKGETGSGSTQVSAKKKAAKPQPPTKRTTRRTTFEETSIKAIEEPVVAIQTEERGPEDVPVMEEREVEKETSEEMIEVSEKPMEEEQIAPTPPVKKLRKALRKSTPAQTAEEREPTPVLPTPPAPSFEEGKTATGYEEGEEEGEEATHETEVEASTLQSKVAKIGAKRKLDVTKPPLPTKTRPAAAGSKTKGKEVQSKTRRATPAEKGKGKQAEEDPERTETVDSSRSEDVLAPKKPTSS; from the coding sequence ATGGCAAAGACAAAAGGTGAAACTGGTTCCGGAAGCACTCAAGTTTCGGCGAAGAAGAAGGCTGCCAAGCCCCAACCTCCGACGAAACGGACCACCAGACGAACCACATTCGAGGAAACATCTATCAAAGCTATCGAAGAGCCAGTCGTGGCCATTCAGACGGAGGAGAGAGGGCCAGAAGACGTCCCTGTGATGGAAGAACGTGAGGTAGAGAAGGAGACCTCAGAGGAAATGATCGAGGTATCGGAAAAGCCCATGGAGGAAGAACAGATCGCACCTACCCCGCCAGTGAAAAAGCTGAGGAAAGCTTTGAGGAAATCAACTCCCGCTCAAACTGCCGAAGAGCGGGAGCCCACTCCAGTTCTCCCTACACCACCAGCGCCATCTTTTGAAGAAGGGAAGACGGCGACAGGGTacgaagaaggagaagaagagggagaAGAGGCCACCCACGAGACCGAGGTGGAGGCCTCCACCCTTCAAAGCAAGGTGGCGAAGATTGGAGCGAAAAGGAAGTTGGATGTCACCAAACCCCCTCTACCCACAAAGACGAGACCGGCGGCGGCCGGAAGTAAGACGAAGGGCAAAGAAGTCCAGAGCAAAACTAGGAGAGCAACCCCCGCTGAAAAGGGAAAAGGTAAGCAAGCCGAGGAAGATCCGGAGAGGACTGAGACCGTGGACAGCTCCAGATCTGAGGATGTTTTGGCGCCAAAGAAACCCACCTCCAGTTAA